The following are encoded together in the Mesoterricola sediminis genome:
- the nadA gene encoding quinolinate synthase NadA yields MSAPTLPYVPDLESIDPALDLAAEIARLRRERNAVILAHYYQEPEIQDLADFVGDSLQLSQAAARTGADVIAFCGVHFMAETAKILNPGKRVVIPDLDAGCSLADRCPADAFGAWKQQFPDHKVVSYINCSAGVKAHSDIICTSSNAVRVVESFPKDQKLIFAPDRHLGRWVMRQTGRDLVLWPGFCIVHEQFTANRVAQLKARHPDAKVIVHPECDATVSRMADFVGSTAALLAYVAKAPGRTFIVGTEAGILHQMRKARPDAELVPIPADSGCNCALCPYMKLNSLEKLYLALRDLQPEIVLDEALRLKALGPVERMLALG; encoded by the coding sequence ATGAGCGCGCCGACCCTCCCCTACGTCCCCGACCTGGAAAGCATCGATCCCGCCCTGGACCTGGCGGCGGAGATCGCGCGCCTGCGCCGGGAGCGCAACGCCGTCATCCTCGCCCACTACTACCAGGAGCCCGAGATCCAGGACCTGGCCGACTTCGTCGGGGACAGCCTCCAGCTCTCGCAGGCGGCCGCCAGGACCGGGGCCGACGTCATCGCCTTCTGCGGCGTCCACTTCATGGCCGAGACCGCCAAGATCCTCAACCCGGGCAAGCGCGTGGTGATCCCCGACCTGGACGCGGGCTGCAGCCTCGCGGACCGCTGCCCCGCCGACGCCTTCGGCGCCTGGAAGCAGCAGTTCCCCGACCACAAGGTGGTCAGCTACATCAACTGCTCCGCCGGCGTGAAGGCCCACTCCGACATCATCTGCACCAGCTCCAACGCCGTGCGCGTGGTGGAGAGCTTCCCGAAGGATCAGAAACTCATCTTCGCCCCGGACCGCCACCTGGGCCGTTGGGTCATGCGGCAGACGGGCCGCGACCTGGTCCTGTGGCCGGGCTTCTGCATCGTCCATGAGCAGTTCACCGCCAACCGGGTGGCCCAGCTCAAGGCCCGGCACCCGGACGCCAAGGTCATCGTGCACCCCGAATGCGACGCCACCGTCAGCCGCATGGCCGACTTCGTGGGCTCCACCGCGGCCCTGCTCGCCTATGTGGCCAAGGCGCCCGGGCGCACCTTCATCGTCGGCACCGAGGCCGGCATCCTGCACCAGATGCGCAAGGCCCGCCCGGACGCCGAGCTCGTGCCCATCCCCGCGGACAGCGGCTGCAACTGCGCCCTCTGCCCCTACATGAAGCTCAACAGCCTCGAGAAGCTCTACCTGGCCCTGCGCGACCTCCAGCCGGAGATCGTCCTCGACGAGGCGCTCCGGCTGAAGGCCCTCGGGCCCGTGGAGCGCATGCTGGCCCTCGGCTGA
- a CDS encoding glutamine synthetase III family protein, with protein sequence MTTGQTVKGTDIRRLDQMKASRYFGCNTFNERTMRECLPREVFKALRASLRRGEPLAPETAQGVAQAMMAWALEHGATHFTHWFLPMTGATAEKHDAFIGWDEPGVVIEKFSGAQLIQGEPDASSFPSGGLRATFEARGYTVWDATSPAFLMENPLGTTLCIPTAFVGYHGEALDNKLPLLRSMEAVGKAALHALGHFERKATAVIPQCGPEQEYFLVDLELARQRPDLTFANRTLQGARPPKGQELEDHYFGSIKERVLGFMQEVELACFKLGIPAKTRHNEVAPNQFELAPIYEPANLASDHNQLLMEILKGVGERHGLAVLLHEKPFAGINGSGKHVNWSMATDEGHNLLDPGRTPAENLQFLYFLGAVLKAIHRHGGLLRAAIAFAGNDHRLGANEAPPAIMSVYLGTQLSAILDAIERGDVAEATEKQLLDLRLGSLPALEKDATDRNRTSPFAFTGNKFEFRAVGSSQAIAFPLTVINAAVAEALDAMNVRMDEEMAAGKPTRAAAMAVIREAVTATRAIRFEGNGYAEAWAQEAERRGLPHARDTVAALRIWEEPASQEVFARAGILTREELEARVHIRHEQYQKAIAIEAQVLREMAETLLLPAVMDDLAARADALAKLAAAGVPAPESLRAALATQARLAGVAQDRLAALKEAMVAADAREDLHARTEAFGGPVRHAQELLRDVLDQLEKDCAASRWPIPVYRELLAPLI encoded by the coding sequence ATGACCACAGGGCAAACCGTCAAGGGAACTGACATCCGGAGGCTGGACCAGATGAAGGCCAGCCGCTACTTCGGATGCAACACCTTCAATGAAAGGACCATGCGGGAGTGCCTGCCCCGGGAGGTGTTCAAGGCCCTGCGGGCCAGCCTCCGGCGGGGCGAACCGCTCGCGCCCGAGACGGCCCAGGGCGTGGCCCAGGCCATGATGGCCTGGGCCCTGGAGCACGGGGCCACCCACTTCACCCACTGGTTCCTGCCCATGACCGGGGCCACGGCGGAGAAGCACGACGCCTTCATCGGCTGGGACGAGCCCGGCGTGGTCATCGAGAAATTCAGCGGGGCCCAGCTCATCCAGGGGGAGCCCGACGCCAGCTCCTTCCCGTCCGGTGGTCTGCGCGCCACCTTCGAGGCCCGGGGCTACACCGTCTGGGACGCCACCAGCCCGGCCTTCCTGATGGAGAACCCGCTGGGGACGACCCTCTGCATCCCCACCGCCTTCGTGGGGTACCACGGCGAGGCCCTGGACAACAAGCTGCCCCTGCTGCGGTCCATGGAGGCCGTCGGCAAGGCCGCCCTGCACGCCCTCGGCCACTTCGAGCGCAAGGCCACGGCGGTCATCCCCCAGTGCGGGCCCGAACAGGAATATTTCCTGGTGGACCTGGAGCTGGCCCGGCAGCGGCCGGACCTCACCTTCGCCAACCGCACCCTCCAGGGCGCCCGCCCCCCCAAGGGGCAGGAGCTGGAGGACCACTACTTCGGCAGCATCAAGGAGCGGGTGCTGGGCTTCATGCAGGAGGTGGAGCTGGCCTGCTTCAAGCTGGGCATCCCCGCCAAGACCCGGCACAACGAGGTGGCCCCCAACCAGTTCGAGCTCGCCCCCATCTACGAGCCGGCCAACCTCGCCTCGGACCACAACCAGCTCCTCATGGAGATCCTGAAGGGCGTCGGCGAGCGCCACGGCCTGGCCGTGCTCCTCCACGAGAAGCCCTTCGCGGGCATCAACGGCAGCGGCAAGCACGTCAACTGGAGCATGGCCACCGACGAGGGGCACAACCTCCTGGATCCGGGCCGGACGCCGGCGGAGAACCTCCAGTTCCTCTACTTCCTGGGCGCCGTCCTGAAGGCCATCCACCGCCACGGCGGCCTCCTGCGGGCCGCCATCGCCTTCGCGGGCAACGACCACCGCCTGGGCGCCAACGAGGCGCCGCCGGCGATCATGAGCGTCTACCTGGGGACCCAGCTCAGCGCCATCCTCGACGCCATCGAGCGGGGCGACGTGGCCGAGGCCACCGAGAAGCAGCTCCTCGACCTGCGCCTGGGCAGCCTCCCCGCCCTGGAGAAGGACGCCACCGACCGGAACCGCACCAGCCCCTTCGCGTTCACGGGGAACAAGTTCGAGTTCCGGGCCGTGGGCAGCTCCCAGGCCATCGCCTTCCCCCTGACGGTCATCAACGCCGCCGTCGCCGAGGCCCTGGACGCCATGAACGTCCGGATGGACGAGGAAATGGCCGCCGGGAAGCCCACGCGGGCCGCGGCCATGGCGGTGATCCGGGAGGCCGTCACCGCCACCCGCGCCATCCGGTTCGAGGGCAACGGCTACGCGGAGGCCTGGGCCCAGGAGGCGGAGCGCCGCGGCCTGCCCCACGCCCGCGACACCGTGGCCGCGCTGCGCATCTGGGAGGAGCCCGCGAGCCAGGAGGTCTTCGCCCGGGCCGGGATCCTCACCCGGGAGGAGCTGGAGGCCCGCGTCCACATCCGCCACGAGCAGTACCAGAAGGCCATCGCCATCGAGGCCCAGGTGCTGCGCGAGATGGCCGAGACCCTCCTGCTGCCGGCGGTCATGGACGACCTGGCCGCCCGGGCCGACGCCCTGGCCAAGCTGGCCGCGGCCGGCGTCCCGGCCCCCGAGTCCCTGCGGGCCGCCCTGGCCACCCAGGCCAGGCTCGCGGGGGTGGCCCAGGACCGCCTCGCCGCCCTCAAGGAGGCCATGGTGGCCGCCGACGCCCGGGAGGACCTGCACGCCCGAACCGAGGCCTTCGGCGGCCCCGTCCGCCACGCCCAGGAGCTGCTGCGGGACGTCCTCGACCAGCTCGAGAAGGACTGCGCCGCCTCCCGCTGGCCGATCCCCGTCTACCGGGAGCTGCTCGCGCCGCTGATCTGA